One window of the Candidozyma auris chromosome 6, complete sequence genome contains the following:
- the AAT1 gene encoding aspartate transaminase, whose protein sequence is MIRARFSRSFTVCARLAKWNDVPLAPPDKILGISEAFVKDSNPKKINLGVGAYRDGKGKPIVFPSVKKAETVLLENETNKEYTGITGSKTYQDAVRQFIFNNSNKDANGAQLIKEGRIVTAQTISGTGSLRVIADFLNRFYSSKNIFVPKPTWANHVAVFTDAGLKADFYAYYDVKNNGLDFANLKKSVAAAPEESVILLHACCHNPTGMDLTAEEWEEVLEIIQQRKLFPLVDMAYQGFASGNTYEDIGLIRRLNELVVEGKIPTYALCQSFAKNMGLYGERTGSISIITESAEHSKAIESQLKKLIRPIYSNPPIHGSRIVETIFANENLYQEWLSDLDQVVGRLNVIRDKLYQKLDKSNYNWDHLLKQRGMFIYTGLSAEQVIELREKYSVYATEDGRFSISGVNEDNVDYLADAINQVIKK, encoded by the coding sequence ATGATTCGTGCTCGTTTTAGTAGATCTTTCACTGTTTGCGCCAGATTGGCCAAGTGGAACGATGTCCCCTTGGCTCCTCCAGACAAAATCTTGGGTATTTCTGAAGCGTTTGTCAAGGACCTGAAcccaaagaaaatcaacTTGGGCGTGGGCGCCTACAGAGACGGCAAGGGCAAGCCAATTGTGTTTCCCTCGGTGAAAAAGGCCGAAAcggtgcttttggaaaaCGAAACAAACAAGGAGTACACGGGCATCACCGGTTCCAAAACGTACCAGGATGCGGTGAGGCAGTttatcttcaacaactccaacAAGGACGCCAACGGAGCccaattgatcaaggaggGAAGAATCGTGACCGCCCAGACTATCTCGGGTACCGGCTCGCTCCGTGTGATTGCCGATTTCTTGAACAGATTCTACTCGTCCAAGAACATCTTTGTGCCCAAGCCAACATGGGCGAACCACGTTGCTGTGTTCACCGACGCCGGCTTGAAGGCAGACTTCTACGCCTACTACGACGTGAAGAACAACGGCTTGGACTttgccaacttgaagaagtcggTGGCCGCTGCTCCCGAGGAGTCGGTGATTTTGTTGCACGCCTGCTGCCACAATCCTACCGGTATGGACTTGACGGCTGAGGAATGGGAAGAAGTTTTGGAAATCATCCAGCAGAGAAAGCTTTTCCCTCTTGTGGACATGGCGTACCAGGGGTTCGCCTCGGGCAACACCTACGAGGACATTGGTTTGATCAGAAGATTGAACGAGTTGGTTGTGGAAGGTAAGATTCCAACCTACGCCTTGTGCCAGTCTTTTGCTAAGAACATGGGCTTGTACGGTGAGAGAACCGGGTCCATCTCGATCATCACAGAGTCTGCTGAGCACTCTAAGGCCATTGAGTCgcagctcaagaagttgatcagACCCATCTACTCCAACCCACCTATCCACGGCTCCAGAATCGTTGAGACCATCTTCGCCAACGAGAACTTGTACCAGGAGTGGTTGAGCGACTTGGACCAGGTGGTGGGCCGTTTGAACGTGATCAGAGACAAGTTGTACCAGAAGTTGGACAAGTCCAACTACAACTGGGAccacttgttgaagcagagaGGTATGTTCATCTACACCGGGTTGAGCGCTGAGCAGGTGATTGAATTGAGAGAGAAGTACTCTGTGTACGCTACCGAGGATGGCCGTTTCTCCATTTCTGGTGTGAACGAAGACAACGTTGACTACTTGGCTGACGCCATCAACCAGGTGATCAAGAAATAA
- a CDS encoding GATA-type transcription factor codes for MSEIQRLPQVVNPNPVHPNAKTTTSINNGTTTTKSNISSPVCRNCKTQTTPLWRRDETGQVLCNACGLFLKLHGRPRPISLKTDTIKSRNRIKQPNFSKKHGTNTPELKSKDSRVSSANAGVNTANGGKKSPKPGRKRSPPPDFAVQPKHHQGPQFQHQHQHQHQHQQPQQFHQQQHQQHPPHLIHHLPGIPGSSTAIPSPLSHPARGPSHGHLPHHLHHLSGLSSSQVQSLHYPSSTPTQFAPGLQRITSPLMLSTTLSNARSVSSTGAASPKSSLSAAQAAGALENMSNVLGPSATFKGSSHEMNGVSLMGHSAKTPSSALKQESRILPGIPPSSAPSTGASTNVIASPSFGPQFHLDSPKRDNSQGLSKPSLPPLQSRTQNATSASTFLAPTTSAPNSGPLPPIQSLHPVKMEERNALDGENARVVSHSTGEVQSTQNTAPNSGNAGNSQQQSGQNEGHEQSSNRSSNNNNNNNGDNGNSNNNNDGNNGNNGNNDGSKKANDADSIAYENTLLKTRISELELVNDLYRTRIMELEAMEQAARLRESSMRRRLDEVIALQAQNAARQGDEGEEKKAKTDQ; via the coding sequence ATGAGTGAAATCCAGAGATTACCTCAGGTGGTGAACCCAAACCCAGTGCACCCAAACGCCAAAACAACCACCCTGATAAACAACGGCACCACCACAACGAAACTGAACATTTCACTGCCGGTTTGTCGAAACTGCAAAACTCAAACCACCCCGCTATGGCGACGTGATGAGACGGGCCAGGTTTTGTGTAATGCGTGTGGgttgtttttgaagcttcatGGACGGCCCCGCCCAATCAGCTTGAAGACTGACACAATCAAGCTGAGAAATAGAATCAAGCAGCCCAACTTCCTGAAAAAACATGGAACCAACACGCCAGAATTGAAACTGAAGGATTCGAGAGTCTCACTGGCAAATGCTGGTGTCAACACCGCCAATGGCGGGAAGAAGCTGCCCAAACCTGGGAGAAAGCGGTCTCCTCCCCCAGATTTCGCTGTGCAGCCCAAGCATCACCAGGGACCCCAATtccagcaccagcaccagcaccagcaccagcaccagcaacCTCAACAATTCCACCAACAGCAACACCAGCAACACCCTCCTCACTTGATCCACCACTTGCCTGGCATTCCTGGCTCGTCCACGGCCATTCCTCTGCCTCTTTCTCACCCTGCTAGAGGTCCTTCACATGGCCACTTGCCCCACCATTTGCACCATCTTTCGGGTTTGTCGTCGTCCCAGGTGCAGCTGTTGCACTACCCTTCGTCAACACCCACGCAGTTTGCTCCAGGCTTGCAAAGAATCACCTCTCCTCTTATGCTCAGTACAACTCTTCTGAACGCCAGATCGGTGTCTTCCACAGGTGCTGCATCTCCCAAGAGTTCTCTTTCGGCAGCTCAGGCGGCTGGCGCTTTGGAAAATATGCTGAATGTGCTTGGTCCATCTGCGACGTTCAAAGGCTCTTCCCACGAAATGAACGGTGTGTCGTTAATGGGCCACTCGGCAAAGACTCCTCTGTCTGCTCTTAAACAAGAGTCTCGGATCTTGCCGGGCattcctccttcttcagctcCCTCCACGGGCGCTTCCACTAATGTGATTGCGTCTCCTTCGTTCGGTCCACAATTCCATTTAGACTCGCCCAAGAGAGACAACTCACAGGGTCTCTCAAAGCCCTCGTTGCCTCCATTGCAGCTGAGAACGCAAAATGCTacttctgcttcaacttttttggCCCCTACAACTTCAGCACCTAACTCCGGACCCTTGCCTCCAATCCAGAGTCTTCATCCCGTGAAAATGGAGGAGAGAAATGCGTTGGACGGTGAAAACGCAAGAGTTGTGTCACATTCGACTGGCGAAGTCCAATCGACGCAAAACACAGCGCCCAACTCTGGAAATGCTGGAAATTCTCAACAGCAGTCGGGCCAGAATGAAGGACATGAACAGAGCTCCAACAGAAGTAGCAACAACAATAACAACAACAACGGCGACAACGGGAACAGCAACAATAACAATGATGGTAACAACGGCAATAACGGTAACAATGACGGTCTGAAAAAAGCAAACGATGCGGACAGCATTGCTTACGAGAATACCTTGTTAAAGACTAGAATCTCTGAATTGGAGCTTGTCAACGACTTGTACAGAACAAGAATCATGGAATTAGAGGCGATGGAGCAGGCCGCAAGATTGAGAGAGTCTTCcatgaggagaagattggACGAAGTGATCGCTTTGCAAGCACAGAATGCTGCACGTCAAGGTGATGAGGgagaggagaaaaaggccAAAACAGATCAGTAA
- the PGM2 gene encoding phosphoglucomutase, with protein MSQIVETTPFLDQKPGTSGLRKKVTVFQQKHYTENFIQAILEAIPEGAQDATLVVGGDGRYYNDHVIQLIIEIAAANGVKKLIVGQNGLLSTPATSHVIRIKNATGGIILTASHNPGGPDKDMGIKYNLANGGPAPESVTNKIFEISKTLTHYKTYKFDKVDLGSIGTSKVGPIEVEIIDSTADYVALMKEIFDFDLIKKFIHSAGESQGFQVLFDALNGITGPYGQKIFVEELGLPQTSVQNCVPKPDFGGLHPDPNLTYAETLVSRVDAENIAFGAASDGDGDRNMIYGAGAFVSPGDSVAIISEYAEAIPYFKKQGVYGLARSMPTSGALDLVASDKGLNVYEVPTGWKFFCNLFDAKKLSICGEESFGTGSNHIREKDGLWAICAWLNVLADFNQKFPQEKTSIKAVQEKFWQKYGRTFFTRYDYEEVSSEGANKLVELLSSIVESKKEGSELAEGYVVKEAANFSYTDLDGSVSKNQGLFIKFTNGLRFIVRLSGTGSSGATVRLYLEKHSADPSTYNEPVDKFFSKDISFILNLLKFKEFLGKDEPDVKT; from the coding sequence ATGTCTCAAATCGTCGAAACTACACCCTTTCTCGATCAGAAGCCCGGAACCTCTGGgctcagaaagaaagttACCGTGTTCCAGCAAAAACACTACACGGAGAACTTCATCCAGGCCATTCTTGAGGCCATCCCTGAAGGCGCCCAGGATGCCACTTTGGTGGTCGGTGGCGACGGCAGATACTACAACGACCATGTGATTCAGCTCATCATCGAGATTGCGGCGGCCAATGGcgtcaagaagttgattgTGGGCCAGAACGGCTTGCTTTCGACTCCTGCCACTTCTCACGTCATTAGAATCAAGAACGCCACCGGAGGCATCATCTTGACTGCTTCCCACAATCCAGGTGGTCCTGACAAGGATATGGGTATCAAATacaacttggccaacgGCGGGCCTGCGCCTGAGCTGGTGACAAAcaagatttttgaaatctCTAAGACGCTTACGCACTACAAGACGTACAAGTTCGACAAGGTCGACCTAGGCAGCATTGGCACCTCGAAAGTCGGGCCAATTGAGGTGGAGATTATCGACTCGACCGCCGACTACGTTGCTCTCATGAAGGAGATCTTCGACTTCGacctcatcaagaagttcatcCATTCCGCCGGCGAGTCCCAGGGCTTCCAGGTGTTGTTCGATGCCTTGAACGGTATCACGGGTCCTTACGGCCAGAAGATCTTTGTGGAAGAATTGGGCTTGCCCCAGACCTCGGTCCAGAACTGTGTTCCAAAGCCAGACTTTGGCGGCTTGCACCCTGACCCTAACTTGACCTACGCTGAGACCTTGGTCAGCAGAGTTGATGCTGAAAATATTGCCTTTGGTGCTGCCTCCGACGGTGATGGTGACAGGAACATGATCTACGGTGCTGGCGCTTTTGTGTCGCCTGGTGACTCGGTGGCTATCATTTCCGAGTACGCCGAGGCTATTCcatacttcaagaagcaaggCGTCTACGGCTTGGCCCGTTCAATGCCAACTTCTGGTGCCTTGGACTTGGTGGCCCTGGACAAAGGCTTGAACGTTTACGAGGTTCCCACTGGCTGGAAGTTTTTCTGCAACTTGTTCGACGCTAAGAAGTTGTCCATTTGCGGCGAGGAGAGTTTCGGGACGGGCTCCAATCACATCAGAGAAAAAGATGGCTTGTGGGCCATTTGCGCTTGGTTGAACGTGTTGGCCGACTTCAACCAGAAGTTCCCTCAAGAAAAGACTAGCATCAAGGCCGTCCAAGAGAAGTTTTGGCAAAAATACGGCAGAACGTTTTTCACCAGATACGATTACGAAGAGGTGTCGAGTGAGGGTGCCAACAAGCTTGTCGAATTGCTTTCGTCGATCGTGGAGTCGAAGAAGGAAGGCTCCGAGTTGGCTGAAGGTTACGTTGTCAAGGAGGCTGCAAACTTCTCCTACACCGACTTGGACGGCTCTGTGTCTAAGAACCAAGGTTTGTTCATCAAATTCACTAACGGCTTGCGTTTCATTGTGCGTTTATCCGGAACTGGCTCTTCCGGTGCTACTGTCAGGTTGTACTTGGAAAAACACTCTGCCGACCCATCAACTTACAACGAACCTGTCGacaagttcttctccaaagatatctccttcatcttgaacttgttgaagtttaAGGAGTTCTTGGGCAAAGACGAACCTGACGTAAAGACATAA